The DNA window acaggagagaaagggggggatataaatccaaagtcgtcttctttCTGGCGGCTCCGTGGCATCCCTAGGAAAGGCCTGTGTGACCTGACCCAAGTTGCTTCTGGATGCCGGTTGTTTTCTCGGCATGCGCATGCTTGTCTTTGTCCAACACATCTAGTTCTGCTGCTTTAGTCCCAAATCGCTAAAAGATGTGAGGAAAAGAGCCTGCGTCCCCAGCCGTACTGAGTTCACTGAAAGAAGGAATTTGCTGCCCCCTTGTGTCCAGGACTGgttactccccctcccctcctgcagtGGTTTTTTCTAATTTCCTTTTCAACCAAGCAGCTCTGGGCTACGTTTGCGGCTCTCCACCTGCtgcattttgtcctcacaacaaccctgtggggaaGGTTACGCCTAgggaatgtgactggcccagctgAGGGGACCTGTACCCGAACCCAGGCCTCCTTGATCGTAGTCCAACCACTGCCCCGCTCAGGCTCTCTCTGCGCCTCTTCCTTTCAAACCTCTGGATACAGTGAGACCCAAGAGCCGAGCTAGACACAGCAGGAATGGCGCtggggctggggtgtgtgtgtgtgtaagatgaaattgtgtcattttcccccttgctgcttctctcccacccacccccagaacttCAGTTTCTTCCCAAAATCATTCTGGAAAGCACAAGCAAAGTTTCAAACAAGCATTCAGGttgctaggatgttgtgggttttccgggttgcatggctgtgttccagtactattttctcctaaggatgccggccacagatgcaggtgaaacgtgatgaaaaaatactactggaacacgaccatactacccggaaaacccacaacatcctcgTGATTCTGGCCGTCagaacctttgacaatacatgcaGGTTGCTGTTGGGGCCTGCTGCTCCTAAATTGTCGATCAAAAATATGTACCTTTTCCCTTCAACATGGCACATGTGCATCCAGGATTCCAGCTTGGAGGGGTTTTCTGGGGGCGGGAGTAATGTGTACAAAAAAATGGGGGTATGAGAACCTTTCTGCCACCTCCCTTCTTCAAATCACACCCTCCCTGTCTCACCTTGAAgactgattgttgtgggctttctgggctgtgtggccatggtctggtagatcttgttcctaacgtttcgcctgcatctgtgttacttctccctgtgatacacctctgaagatgccagccacagatgcaggcgaaacgttaggaacaagatctaccagactacggccacgcagcccggaaaacccacagcaaccagttgagtccggccatgaaagcctttgacagtacatcacCCTGAAGAGTTTGGCAGCGACCTGGACCTGCTACCGGACATCCATCTGGGTCCTCCAAATCAATAAGGGGAGCTGATGGGAAACGGCCATGGGgacttggagtgggggggggggcggggggctttaCTCCTCCGGATCCTATCCCGTAGCTGCCAGCAGAACGTGCTCTCTCGCGGATTCCCACCACGGAGACTCAGCCGTTTTCTTGTGTTCTTCTCTTTCAGTGGAGAACCCGGCCCATTGCGAGTTTCCCTTGCTGCGGGACCTCTTAATCCGGTGAGCTGCAGCCCTTGCCCACCTGGGAGCTTCCTGATGGTGAAGGGGTGTGGGTGGCATAATAATCAAAAAACATCCCTGGGGAGGTGGGCAGGCACGTCAAAGCAGACAGAGCCAGAGGAGTTGGAGACTTCTTCTGCAGAGGAATTGGAGACTAAGAGGCGGGTGGTCAAAAGGCAGGAGTCAGATGGGGTGCCCAAATAAATGCCCCAGCTCTGTAGACCTTCTAGGTCATGGGGAGCCAACCTCCAGCCAGGGTGGACTCTTTATGGTCCAAGGAACGCACCAAGCTGTAGCCctgggggttaagagcaggtggattttgatatgaagaaccgggtttgattccccactcctccacctgaatgacggaggcttatctggtgaaccaggttagcttgtgcattcctacacatgccagctgggtgaccttgggttagtcacagttcttcagagctctctcagccccacccacctcatagggtgtttgtggtgggggaaggaaaggagattgtaagtccctttgagtctccttgcaggagagaaaggggaaatgtaaatccactcttcttcttcactgcatcAGGAAGGAGCTGACAGATCTGCAGGTTCCTGGTTCTAGTTTGGCAGCTCTTGCTAAAGGAATGGGGAGGAGGCAGCCGGGTGGGGAAGAGGGTGGGGTGACCTGAAACCTTACCTCGCTCCGCCGCCCTAACCTCTTCCGTCATTTGCTAGGTCTCACCTCCAGGACCTCAAAGACATCACCCACAACGTGCATTACGAGCAGTACCGCGTGTACCGCCTCCACGAGAGCAACCCGCCAGCCAAGGGGGGTGAGCAGTTGAGCTCGGTCAATGGGGAGCCAGAAAGCCACCTTTGAACTGCGGGGGCCACGCTGCCTCTCTTCCCGCTCCGCAGTCTCGtgtccctgcccctgccccatggACTTACTCTTTTCTCCCCCTAAGCAGAATGGCTATAAGAcattccctctgcccacccccacccccccgtccccCACCCCTTCAGAGCATATGTAGCCTCTGACTTTGAAATAAGTTCTGGACGCCTTCCCTTCCGCCGGTCTTCCTTACAATTAGATGCCTCGGGTCAGAGGGACCCTTGAAGGACGGGACTGTGCATCCATCAGCTCCCCTGGGCATCTCACCTGATCCGTTTGCCTGGTCTCTGGTTCCTTCAGGAAGATCCCCTTCCTGTACCCACATCTGGGGACAATCAGCCTGGCCCGTACTCGTCCAGCTTTGCCACGTCATCCGTCAGCAGTTCCTACCCTAGCCCCCGACACCGTACCACCATCTCATCCTCGCCTTCCCTCTTGCTGAGTGCCGGAGGTTGTCCGACGGCCCCCTTTATGCTCACTGTTCATTGGCGAACACACAAGAACGGCTGAAGGGTCTGTGCGGTATGATGCCCAAAATcatccccagaaaaaaaaattggaccgCCTGGCGACCGTTTCCCAGTCCTGTTTGTACCACGGGGACAATTTCCTCGGCCTCCGACGCTCTTCCAGGACTTGGACCACTTCTTTGGACTTCTTCTCTCCGTGACTCGTAAGGATTTGGGAGCAGGGGTGGATCGGCGGAGCCTCCTGCATGGAGACGGCCGCAGCCAAACTGTCAACACCAGCCGCTTGCTGACCGGAGACCCTCTGTTCGCCTCGCATCCTGCCGAGGAGTAGGGGGGTTCCTCAACCCTGACCCCTTGCCGATGCAGCATGGGAGGACAGCCTGAGAATTCCTGCTGTGTTCCCGTTGCTGTCGGGCAGATTCTCCATCTTCACTTCACACATTAAAGGGTGACTTAGAGGTTTTCCATGTTGTGTCTGTACAGTCCTTCGAGACAGGGAGGAGGGGCACCCTTCTACACATTGCACGCTGGAACAGCCTCTGAGTTACCAAAACCCCGTTACCAAAACTGTATCAGAAGTTGCATTGTTCAGGTGCATAAGAGTTCCTGTGCAGGAACCGCTGCTTCCGAGAGGGGGCAGGTGTTGCACGGCAACTCGGCAACTCAGAGGTGTGGCGGAACAGGAGTAATTTGACTTACTCTCCGCTCCCAAGAGTTTTATTAgttcccagtccccacccccttgACCCGGTCAGTCTGGGTCAAGAAATCTTTGCCCGCGGGCTTCAGGAAGATGCTACTGaagcctttctttcctttttacgACCTCCAAATCTCTGATACCTGGCTTGGAGAAGGAGATCCCATTGTCTCTCACTGCCTGCATTAGCATTTGTAAAAGTGGCTAGGCGGGGTTGGAATTGCTCCTGCTCAGAGCAAAAAAATTGGTTGAAATGTTCTCTTCAGACctcaaggggagggagagggaaagccatttcttcacagagGGCaatctgccttttttttaaaatatgccccAGGTTAGCAGCATCCTGTCACACAGAAAGGGGAAGAGCATTTTGAATATCATGAAGGAGGGTAGAAATCCCTTCCCCCTGTGATTGACACCTGTCGGCACCTCTCGTCTCTTGAGTGCATTCCTACTTGGAGTGCCAACGTCAGGAGCGACCTGGTCTGACAGAAAAGCACTCTGGGGAAATGGGACTGTCAGGAGGTAAACCAAGGGCCTttggttgtttttccttttcaaatcAGATCCCTCCGCCATCCCTTTTTTGCACGGCCGGGGCAAAACACCTTGAAACATCCAGAACCGGTGCCATATTGTCCAGGCTCTGGAGTAATCTAgaaggcattggggggggggggcgaagaggATGGCTTTAAATTTCTCATCTGTAACTCAAAAGATCTCACCACGTTTCACGTGAGTGTTTTAGTGTTGATAATGTGAGGAGGAGGTGCCCTTTCTCAGTGCAAATTGCTTTCCATTGAAAGGGAAATGCCAGCGTCACCGCCCGATCAGCAGTCTGCGGATGCAGTTAATTGTAAGCGGATAGGATTTCTCTTGAACCCTTGGGTTTTGATGAAGCATGTGATTTATAGCCTTGCTGGATCTGGACCGAAAGAACAGCAGGCTCGGGTAAGGAGATAACCACCTTTGGAAAATGCTCTTCTCCACACATGGAGATCCCTTCTTcttttaaagatttaaaaaagTCAAACAAGTCTTTAAATGTCCTTTTCCCTATATGAATATTGCTATATGTTCCATACATGATCAATCTCTTTTCAACATAACCAGGTTAATAAATTTCACGTAACCCCTGGCACTTTGGGAGCTGTTAACCTCAGAGGAGGGTGTCCTTCCAGCAAATCGACTTCCTATTTCTGTACTTCTCTGGCGCCTAACAGTGAGTTTCCCCACGACAGAAACATTATAGATATTTTTCTTATCAAACTTCTTTTTTGTTGGTGTAGATTTCCTATAGATGTTCAGTTTCTTCCCAAAACCATTCAGGAAAGCACAAGTGACATTTCAAACAAGCATTCAGGTTgctaagatgttgtgggttttccgggttgtatggccgtgtgccagtagtattttctcctgaagatgccagccacagatgcaggcgaaacgtgatgagaaaatactactggaacacgaccatacaacccgaaaaacccacaacatcccagtgattctggctgccagagccttcgacaatacaatcaggTTGCTGTTGGTGCCCGCTGCTCTTAAATTGTCAATCAAAAATATGTACCTTTGTTGCATTCAGGTTCCGGATCTCTGTGAATGTATTGGATGTGGTTTTTTAGTAAGCTCTAACTCTTGTGCAATTCTACCACTTCTGGACAAAATAAtgtttcccctccttctctcGACTGCCTCAAGACTCGAAATCAGCACAGTTTTCAGAGGAAACCATCAAGCTGAAACTGCTTACCTCATttagtggtttgtttgtttgagtgCCTGAAAGTGCGTCTGGTTTTGTGTCGACTTTCAGCACTCGTTGCAAACACTCCTGCGGTTGTTTAGATGCTGTTCTTTACCTTGCCATTTTCCTTCATTGTCCTCACTGCCCCTGACCTCAGTTTCCCTCAGTGTTATTGAATCACATTAGCTCTGGTGACTCATGCAATTTGGGGGGCTGCATCGAAAGAATCCAGGACAAGGTCACAGACTCTTGTAACCAACCATGCGGGGCCGTTGCTGCAGATGAAATGAGTGCCGGCCAGATTCAGCATCCAGTTGATTAAACGCTTTAGTGTTTTTTGACGgaaacaaaaatagttcattttctAATGAAGCAAGTCCAGGCCGGATTAGTTGTTGCAGGGAAAATGGACACAACATACCAAGAGCACTGAAGCTCCTACcgcaaagtgtgtttgtgtgtgttttgcagaGATAGTTTGGAAAAGTCAAGTGGTCAAAAGGGAGAAACTGTGTGGGCAGGGTGGCTGTTGATTCCTGTGACATGAGTCACCTcgtgtgcacgtgtgtgtgtgtgtgtgtgtgtgtgtgtgtgtgtgtgtgtgtgtgtgtgtgtgtgtgtgttgcttgcTCTGAATCTAGCAAAGTTGGTTTGCGTATTGGGAGGAGATCCTTTTTCAAACAAATGGCTTTCCTATGGAACGGGAGAACCTGCATTCCAGCCCCATGAAATGTTTACAGATGCAGTTAATAGAGATCAGATTTGCCAGAAATTCATGGTTCTCACAAAACGCTTCCTTTATGTCTTGGACCAAAGCAGACTTTTGCCTTTCATTAACACGTTTTTTTCCTAGgtaggctttaaaaaaagatgttacTGCGTCTTCTGGAAACCGTTCTGGCCCTAAGCAAATGTGCATTGGATAAGATCTTTTCCGTGTCCACGTTTCCACTTGGGTCCGCATGTACAGGAAGCGCAAATCCCTAATCCCTAACCTCTGTTGTATCACTTCCTGTCTTCCAGTCATTCTGTGATGCTGTCAGCCAGCGATAAAGTCACCTTACTGTAGCTTTATTTCTCACCGCTGGAAGATTAAATCAGGGGCCAAACATGAGGTTAGGCAGAGACTTGATGTTAGCCAACATCTTTGTCTGACATTGCTAGGTTTGGCAGTTACACAAACCACCTTGTTTGCACAGGGAAACAAAGGAAGCTTTGGGCACCTGGCCTGGAGCTTCCCAGTCACTGACGAATTGGATTACTACGGATTGGGTTGGGTTGCCTAGAGAAGGGCTGCCGGGTGTTGTTTCAAAGTGGCTGAAATACTTTTGGACTGAACTGTGTTGAGAATGGCCCGGAGCCAAGGTCTACAAGGGACCGATTCCACCTGTACTTGTAAACCTGCCAAATTAGAAATGCCCACAATCTGGTTGCGTAGCTGGTAGGAAACTGGGGCGGGGGAAACAGATACTGGGCTTGAGTGGTTGAgctgggggaggaagaagaagagtttggatttatatccccccctttctctcctgtaaggagactcgaaggggcgtacaatctccttgcccttccccccccccaacaaacaccctgtgaggtgggtggggctgagagagctctgaagaactgtgactagcccaagctcacccaactggcatgagtcggagtgcacaggataatctggttccccagacaagcctccacagctcaagtggcagagtggggaatcaaacctggttccccagattagagtgcacctgctcttaaccacgacaccatgatGGAGTGTTTGTCAATCATTCCAGTCCCCCAATCAGGAGAGTTACCATCCATCAGGATTGGCAGCTAGGGTTTCCAGCtatggtttgggaaattcctggagatttggaaggcggaccctgaggagggcagggtttgggcaggggagggatgtcaatggggtagaatgccacagactccaccttccaaagtgggcattttctccagctgatctGATGTCCTTGAGATCAGcagtaatctcaggagatctccagccaccccctggaggtgggCACCCCTATTTAGAACTGATCAccagactatagagatccgtTCCCTTAGAGAAAGTGGTtgttttggaagggggactctctGGCATCACACCCTGCTGCGGGTCTCTCCCCTCACTtaaacctgccctccccagactctacccaaAATCTCTggggatttcccaacccggagttggcaaccctaccttggCTAGATCACTGGCAGGCAGGAGCAATCTTTCCTCTGAGCTATGGGGCAGAGCACCTTTTTTGTAGATGTGTGTTGCTTATATCACAGGGACTGTCCTTGTTTCAAAGTGAAACGGAAGGTTGAAAAAGGGGGCTGGGTGCCTGAACTTATTGAATGGGGTTTCCAGCTCCATGTCAGgagatatctggagatttgggaagcagAGACTGGCAAGGACGGGTCTCGGGCAAGGGAGGAACCTTAGCACGGTATATTGCCATAGAATCCAACCCACAgagaactgatcttgatcatctggaggtcaattgtaatatcgggagatctccaggggtcCCCTGGCGGTTGACAACTCCACCACTGCACCCTGGTTTCTGCCTCTGGCTTGTTCCTGGTTTTGCTCCAGCACAGCTGCCCACCCGCACCGTTTCCCAAGATCGGGCTTCCCCAGGCTGTAGTTACTTTTTAATCCCTGTTAATCATCGACCTGCCTCTCGCTTCCTGGCCAAGTTCCGGCTCTGAGTAAAGAGACACATAACCATTTAGACTTTGGGGATCCACAGGTGCACGTAGGGACGTCTGCTCCCGGAGGTTTGGTGCCTTCTCTTACTCTGACCCATCTGCTCCTGGGGGGAACTCTCCTCCTGCCCTGACTGAGTCTGGAAAACTGATCTGCCTGAAGGCGTGCAGGCAGAGAAGGAATGCGGTTGCGACTGCATCCCACAGGGCGTGTTGCTTTCTTTCTTGCTACCTTGGGCAAGCAGAGCCACTCTGCTTGTACTGCTGTGACATAGCTCAGGGCGTCTCCAAGCACCAACGCAGGGTCCGCCTCCCAGCGTCAAGGAAAGGCCACTCTGACTGGGCGTTCCTACTTGGCAGGACAACGCCCAAGCTCCATGCCCCGCCAGCAGTCTCATTACCACTCCTCTGTTACCAGCTAGGTTCCCTCTTGCCCCGTGCTAAGGAGTTGGACGCCACGGCACTGCTGAGCCCGGGACATCATGGCAATCTTTGAGCTGAACCCCCGCTCCCTGATCTCCCCGCTGGGCATTGTCCGCTTCTTTGAGATTTTCTTTGCTTGCACGGCCTTCAGCTTGGTTGCCGTCCATTACAGCTACAACGGTTCCACTGGAGACTGGTGCATGTTCACTTGGTGTTTCTGCTTCGCCGTCACCTTCCTCATCCTCTTGGCAGAGTTCATCGGCTTGACACAGTCGCTGCCTCTCTCCTGGCCGGACTTCACCTCTGCCTTCTCCATGCTGGCCGCTCTCATGATCTTCACCACCTCCGTGGTCTACCCGTCGGTCTTCATAAAATCCAACTGCTCGGGCACGGTGTGCGGCTACAAAGGCGCAGCCACGGCCATGTCTATCCTCTGCTTCATCGCTTACGCCATCGAAGTGGGAATCACCCGAGCCAAATCCGGTGAGGTCAGCAGCTTCCTGGCAACTGTTCCTGGCCTTTTGAAGGTGTTTGAGGCCTTCGTGGCCTGCCTCATCTTCTCCTTGTTAGAGAAAACGGCGTATCAGTCCCTTCCTGGCCTCCAGTGGTGCGTGGCTGTCTACTGCATCTGCTTCATTGTCACGACACTCATCATCATCCTCACCGTGGGACGTTGCCTTGCCACTTTGCCCTTCCCTTTGGAGAAGGTCTTGGTGGGCTTCAACATCTTGGCTGTGCTCATGTACTTAACAGCGACTTTTGTGTGGCCCATCTATAGTTTCAGGAATTACTCAAGACCTCAGCCATGCAATTCTTGTGTCTGGGACTACCGTCTCGGTGTGACTTTCCTGACTATATTCAACCTCATTGCCTACGTTGTGGATCTGGTCTACTCCTCCAAGATGGTCTTTGTGACCACACCGGCATAGCCTGCTCTACCAGGACTGGTAGAGCGGACTGTACTTCGGACCTTGTCCAGAAcacaattgttgttgttttaaatgcctCAACAGCTTGTTCGGATGTGGGGAAATGTGGATGGCGAGGGGCTGGtacttttaccttttacttttttCTGTGTTTCCCTTGTCTTCGTGGGTGGGTGTGTTTTAGCAATTGTTAACTTTTTGCCTCCAAAGCCTGTTTCATTGCTACGGGCCCCGCCCAAGTTCCAAGGCAGCTGCCGCCAGGCCTTGGCGAATCTTGACCAGGTGTTGGAAGATTGCTGCAGGGTGTGCTTGCAAATGCTCTGGGGAAGGTGGAAGGTAACAGGGAGGAAAATGCTCTCTGTGTTAGTTCggtttttttttccctaaagGGTGTGTGATCCagagaggagaaagggagaagTATTTGGGGAAAGGGGTATGGACCACGGGAATGGGGAAGTATCACCGGAacaaaatcttgttgctcttgAATGTGGGAAAAAGTAGTTATTCACCTTTGTACTCAGTGGGCAAAAGTAGTTGTTCaccattgagagccagtgtggtgtagcggttaagagcaggtgcactctaatctggagaaccgggtttgattccccgctctgccacttgagctgtggaggcttatctggggaaccagattagtttgtgcactccaacccacgccagctgggtgaccttgggctagtcacagttcttcggagctctctcagccccacccacctcacaggatgtttgttgtggggagggtgcgggaaaggaaaggagattgtcagcccctttgagtctccttacaggagagaaaggggggatataaatccaaactcttcttcgtacTCATAcaaataacaattttttttctcacacaGCTACACCTGTGataagtttcagagggtagccatgttggtgtgcagtagaatagctagatttgagtctagtggcaccttaaagaccacgTA is part of the Sphaerodactylus townsendi isolate TG3544 linkage group LG04, MPM_Stown_v2.3, whole genome shotgun sequence genome and encodes:
- the LOC125430589 gene encoding myeloid-associated differentiation marker homolog, which codes for MAIFELNPRSLISPLGIVRFFEIFFACTAFSLVAVHYSYNGSTGDWCMFTWCFCFAVTFLILLAEFIGLTQSLPLSWPDFTSAFSMLAALMIFTTSVVYPSVFIKSNCSGTVCGYKGAATAMSILCFIAYAIEVGITRAKSGEVSSFLATVPGLLKVFEAFVACLIFSLLEKTAYQSLPGLQWCVAVYCICFIVTTLIIILTVGRCLATLPFPLEKVLVGFNILAVLMYLTATFVWPIYSFRNYSRPQPCNSCVWDYRLGVTFLTIFNLIAYVVDLVYSSKMVFVTTPA